CGCACAGATCGTCGGCGGAGCGCGCAAGCCTGGGGAACAACTCGCTGATCCACTGACCGCTCTCGCCGTGCTGCTTAAACTTCCATGGACTCGCCAACAGCTTGGCGGCTTTTCCAGTCGCCATTGCTTTGCCGTGGTCGGCTTGCAGTTGCGGCTTGTAGTCGAACGTGTCGACATGCGACACGCCCCCTTGCATGTAGAGCAGAATGACACGCTGGGCCTTGGCCGGAAAATGAGGCACTCGCGGCGCAGCTTGAGCGGTTAAGCCGGCAAGGGCCGTGTAGCCGAATCCACCCAGGGTCAAACGGAGCATGTCGCGGCGGCTGAGAACGCTATAAGACATGGTGACGTGCACTTATTGCTAAAGATTCAGTGAAGGTAAACGAACTCTGCAGAGGCGAAAAGCGATTGGCAAAGCGCCGCCACCGCTGACTGCTTATCAGCGTCAGCTGCGCGGAACTCGATTAAGAAAGCCTTCGCATCCTTGATCTCGTCTTCGCCAGGCGAGCGATTCAGAATCCTCAAGTACGCGCTGCGAATGATAGCCGCATCGTCGCCGCCCTCTTGGATGACAATTGCGGCCGTTTGTTTTGCGTGAGTGGCGATGAACGGGCTGTTCATCAGATGGAGCGATTGCGTGGGGACCGTCGTGACGCTGCGAATTCCGGTTACGAGTTCTGGATCCGGAAAGTCGAAGAGTTTCCAGTCCTCGGGAATATGATCGCGAAGAACCGGTTGATAAATCGTTCGATGACGCGCCGTCGGTAGGAACCACTCCTTCAGATCCATCGACTTCACTCGATCGTCATCCGGCATCGGCGGAATCACGGGTTCCGGTCGTGTTAGCACAAGATCATTGCTGATCTGTCGAATGGCATCGAAGAGGGCGTCTGAGTCCAACCGACGGCGATTCGATCGCCACAACAGTCGATTGTTAGGGTCGAGCTCGAAGCTCTTGGCGTCGTATGTCGTATTAAGCTGATAGGCCCGACTTTGCATGATTTCGGCAATCAACGTTTTGAGGCTCCAGCCGTGCGTAATGAAACGATGGGCCAGATAATCAAGCAGTTCGGGGTTGGACGGAGGCTGGCCGGTGTAGCCGAAATCGTCGGGCGTTTCCACGAGGCCAATTCCAAACAGCTGCTGCCAGGTCCGATTCACCATTACTCGCGCAGTGAGCGGATGGTTCGGGTCAGCCATCCACTGAGCAAGTTGCAAACGGCCGCTTTGATCGACGGGTAGTTGAGCCTGCTTACCGCGAACCAGTACTTGAGGAAAGCCACGCGGAACAACTGGCCCCAGTTGGGTATCTTCACCACGGATGTGAATTGCGCAGTCGGTAGGGGTGCTTTCGCGCATCCCCATAATTGTGTGAGGAAGCGCGGCTGTATAACGTCGGCGCAGTTCTTCGAGCCGCTCTTCTAGGAGCTTCAACTCCGCGCGTAGTTTTTGTATTGCCGGTTGCGATTCAAGAAGCGAAGAGTACTTTTGGATGTCCTTCTTGAACCCTTTGGCATCGAGAATGCGCCATTGTTCATCGCGAATCGCTAATCGTTTGTATGTGGCGTCAACACGAGTCTGGAGAAGTTTCGCTAGATCATCGTCGCTGAATGTCGCCGCCGCATCGGCTTGAGTAAGCAGGCCGGCAGCGAACGCGTTTCGTTGACGGTTGCGACGCGCACCCAACATCGGCTCGCTGCTGGTAAAAATGCCCGCCAATGCGTAGTAATCGGCGGTCGGAATTGGGTCGAACTTGTGATCGTGACATTTGGCGCACGCGAGCGTGAGCCCGAGGAACGCGCGGCCTACGGCATCGATTTGCTCGTCTGCCATAGCCATGCGGAAGCGATGCGTGTTGTTCTCACGGAGATCTTTCATGCCGACGACGAGAAAACCAGTTGCCGCGAGTTGTTCGTTACGCTGGCCCGCATCCCGAGCAGGAAGTAGGTCACCGGCGATCTGCTCACGAATAAACCGATCGTACGGCTTGTCCGCATTCAGCGAGTCTATAACCCAGTCGCGATAGCGATAGGCAAGTGGGAAGAGTACGTTGTGTCCGCCGCCGGTAGACTCCGCATACCGTGCCACGTCTAGCCAGTGCCGCCCCCAGCGTTCGCCAAACCGCGGCGAAGCAAGCAGCCTTTCGACGACCGCTGCAAATGCCTCACCTTCTTTCGATTGCTTTTCGACGGCGAGCACAAATGCTCCGACTTCGTCCGACGTCGGCGGCAAGCCAGT
Above is a window of Anatilimnocola aggregata DNA encoding:
- a CDS encoding PSD1 and planctomycete cytochrome C domain-containing protein; this encodes MKYRINPSLAVLLATFCFVFEAGLNERGARAAESKDFQDFEKHIRPVLVEQCYACHSAKAKKVKGGLLLDTREGIRRGGDSGPAVVPGKPDESLLLDALRYDGFEMPPSNRLPEDVVKRFEAWIASGAPDPRDGIASEVTPTVDIEAGRKFWSFQPLRVAAAPRPTLDARARNDIDRFLLAGLEAKGLRPAADALPADLLRRATFDLTGLPPTSDEVGAFVLAVEKQSKEGEAFAAVVERLLASPRFGERWGRHWLDVARYAESTGGGHNVLFPLAYRYRDWVIDSLNADKPYDRFIREQIAGDLLPARDAGQRNEQLAATGFLVVGMKDLRENNTHRFRMAMADEQIDAVGRAFLGLTLACAKCHDHKFDPIPTADYYALAGIFTSSEPMLGARRNRQRNAFAAGLLTQADAAATFSDDDLAKLLQTRVDATYKRLAIRDEQWRILDAKGFKKDIQKYSSLLESQPAIQKLRAELKLLEERLEELRRRYTAALPHTIMGMRESTPTDCAIHIRGEDTQLGPVVPRGFPQVLVRGKQAQLPVDQSGRLQLAQWMADPNHPLTARVMVNRTWQQLFGIGLVETPDDFGYTGQPPSNPELLDYLAHRFITHGWSLKTLIAEIMQSRAYQLNTTYDAKSFELDPNNRLLWRSNRRRLDSDALFDAIRQISNDLVLTRPEPVIPPMPDDDRVKSMDLKEWFLPTARHRTIYQPVLRDHIPEDWKLFDFPDPELVTGIRSVTTVPTQSLHLMNSPFIATHAKQTAAIVIQEGGDDAAIIRSAYLRILNRSPGEDEIKDAKAFLIEFRAADADKQSAVAALCQSLFASAEFVYLH